In a genomic window of Streptomyces katrae:
- a CDS encoding putative leader peptide, giving the protein MRTPHRARRTPSLISRRHIDLARTASAICQPS; this is encoded by the coding sequence ATGCGCACACCGCACCGTGCCCGGCGTACGCCGTCCCTGATCTCCCGCCGGCACATCGATCTGGCCCGTACCGCCAGCGCCATCTGTCAGCCTTCCTGA
- a CDS encoding MFS transporter, translating into MRLAVCAVFFVTGAAFATWAARVPAVQSRLDLSAGELAIALVGLSGGAFLGLPLVGGLVARYGSRKVLCAGLVAYLGALASLPHVPDLAVLTAALALFACGNTAVDVAMNTQGVLVERAYGRPVLGGFHAMFSLGGITGATAGGLAASAGIGIRAHFTVAALVLLVVAGAAATALAPDPPRAEGPSRRDPLLALPGPGLWIPGLVAFCALMGEGVVNDWGAVYLKEETGASPGAAGLGYAVFSAGMVAGRLTADRLRSRLGTVRFTLLCAAVAGAGALIPILVATTAAGFVGYGLLGLGMAAVIPLVFAHAAGLRPERTGSSIAAVSAVGYVGFLAGPPVIGALAEAATLRWAMLVLPALMAAMALLATRLRRG; encoded by the coding sequence ATGCGGCTGGCCGTCTGCGCGGTCTTCTTCGTCACCGGAGCCGCCTTCGCCACCTGGGCGGCCCGGGTCCCCGCCGTCCAGAGCCGGCTGGACCTGTCCGCCGGGGAGCTGGCGATCGCCCTCGTCGGCCTGAGCGGCGGGGCCTTCCTCGGGCTTCCGCTGGTCGGCGGCCTGGTGGCCCGGTACGGCAGCCGCAAGGTCCTGTGCGCGGGCCTGGTCGCCTACCTGGGCGCCCTCGCGAGCCTGCCCCACGTCCCGGACCTGGCCGTGCTGACGGCGGCCCTGGCCCTGTTCGCGTGCGGCAACACGGCCGTCGACGTCGCGATGAACACCCAGGGCGTCCTCGTCGAACGCGCCTACGGGCGCCCCGTCCTCGGCGGGTTCCACGCCATGTTCAGCCTCGGCGGGATCACCGGGGCCACGGCGGGCGGACTGGCCGCCTCCGCCGGGATCGGCATCCGGGCGCACTTCACGGTGGCGGCACTCGTCCTGCTGGTGGTGGCGGGCGCGGCGGCCACCGCCCTGGCCCCCGACCCCCCGCGGGCCGAGGGCCCCTCCCGGCGCGACCCCCTGCTGGCCCTGCCCGGCCCGGGCCTGTGGATCCCGGGCCTGGTGGCGTTCTGCGCGCTGATGGGGGAGGGGGTGGTCAACGACTGGGGCGCGGTGTACCTGAAGGAGGAGACCGGAGCCTCACCGGGCGCGGCGGGACTGGGCTACGCCGTCTTCTCCGCGGGCATGGTCGCGGGCCGGCTCACCGCCGACCGGCTGCGGTCCCGCCTCGGCACCGTCCGCTTCACGCTGCTGTGCGCCGCGGTGGCGGGTGCCGGGGCCCTCATCCCGATCCTGGTGGCCACGACGGCGGCGGGCTTCGTCGGCTACGGGCTGCTGGGGCTGGGCATGGCCGCCGTCATCCCGCTCGTCTTCGCCCACGCGGCCGGGCTGCGGCCCGAGCGCACCGGCTCCTCCATCGCCGCCGTCTCGGCGGTGGGCTACGTCGGCTTCCTGGCGGGACCCCCGGTCATCGGCGCGCTGGCGGAGGCGGCGACCCTGCGGTGGGCGATGCTCGTGCTGCCGGCGCTGATGGCGGCGATGGCGCTCCTGGCCACCCGCCTGCGCCGCGGCTGA
- the glpK gene encoding glycerol kinase GlpK, with protein sequence MADFVGAVDQGTTSTRFMIFDHAGNEVARHQLEHAQILPRSGWVEHDPVEIWERTNSVIQNALRHGNLSATDLAAIGITNQRETTVVWDPRTGRPYYNAIVWQDTRTDSIAAALERSGQGDVIRRKAGLPPATYFSGGKIQWILENVDGVREAAEQGHALFGNTDCWVLWNLTGGPDGGIHATDVTNASRTMLMDLETLDWDEELLGFFGVPRSMLPAINPSSHPEAYGHARSSRPLRAAIPITGVLGDQQAATVGQVCYAPGEAKNTYGTGNFLVLNTGTELVRSRHGLLTTVAYQFAGQPAVYALEGSIAVTGSAVQWLRDQLKIINDAAETERLASTVEDSGGIYFVPAFSGLFAPYWRSDARGAIVGLARYHDSGHLARATLEAICYQSRDVVEAMEQDSGVHLDVLKVDGGVTANDLCMQIQADVLGVPVSRPVVAETTALGAAYAAGLATGFWRDTDELRTHWQESKRWEPRWSEEQREEGYAGWKKAVERTLDWAKVE encoded by the coding sequence ATGGCTGATTTCGTCGGCGCAGTGGACCAGGGCACCACCAGCACCCGTTTCATGATCTTCGACCATGCGGGCAACGAGGTGGCCAGGCACCAGCTGGAGCACGCCCAGATCCTGCCCCGCTCGGGGTGGGTCGAGCACGACCCGGTCGAGATCTGGGAACGCACCAACTCCGTGATCCAGAACGCCCTGCGGCACGGAAACCTTTCCGCGACCGACCTGGCGGCCATCGGCATCACCAACCAGCGGGAGACGACCGTCGTCTGGGACCCGCGCACCGGCCGCCCCTACTACAACGCCATCGTCTGGCAGGACACCCGTACCGACTCCATCGCCGCGGCGCTGGAACGCTCGGGGCAGGGCGACGTGATCCGCCGCAAGGCGGGCCTGCCGCCGGCGACCTACTTCTCCGGCGGCAAGATCCAGTGGATCCTGGAGAACGTCGACGGGGTCCGCGAGGCCGCCGAGCAGGGGCACGCCCTGTTCGGGAACACCGACTGCTGGGTGCTGTGGAACCTCACCGGCGGTCCCGACGGAGGCATCCACGCCACCGACGTCACCAATGCCAGCCGCACGATGCTGATGGACCTGGAGACCCTCGACTGGGACGAAGAGCTGCTGGGCTTCTTCGGCGTGCCCCGCTCGATGCTGCCGGCCATCAACCCCTCCTCCCACCCCGAGGCGTACGGGCACGCCCGCTCCTCCCGGCCCCTGCGGGCCGCCATCCCCATCACCGGGGTCCTCGGCGACCAGCAGGCGGCCACGGTCGGACAGGTCTGCTACGCCCCGGGCGAGGCCAAGAACACCTACGGCACCGGCAACTTCCTGGTGCTCAACACCGGTACCGAGCTGGTCCGGTCCCGGCACGGCCTGCTGACCACCGTGGCGTACCAGTTCGCGGGCCAGCCCGCGGTCTACGCCCTGGAGGGCTCCATCGCCGTCACCGGCTCCGCGGTGCAGTGGCTGCGCGACCAGCTGAAGATCATCAACGATGCCGCCGAGACCGAACGCCTGGCCTCCACCGTCGAGGACAGCGGCGGCATCTACTTCGTGCCGGCCTTCTCCGGCCTGTTCGCCCCGTACTGGCGCTCCGACGCCCGCGGCGCGATCGTCGGGCTCGCCCGCTACCACGACAGCGGCCACCTGGCCCGGGCCACCCTGGAGGCCATCTGCTACCAGAGCCGGGACGTGGTGGAGGCCATGGAGCAGGACTCCGGCGTCCACCTGGACGTGCTGAAGGTGGACGGCGGCGTGACCGCCAACGACCTGTGCATGCAGATCCAGGCCGACGTGCTGGGCGTACCGGTCAGCCGGCCGGTCGTCGCCGAGACGACCGCGCTCGGCGCGGCCTACGCCGCCGGACTGGCGACGGGGTTCTGGCGGGACACGGACGAGCTGCGCACCCACTGGCAGGAGTCCAAGCGCTGGGAGCCCCGGTGGTCCGAGGAGCAGCGGGAGGAGGGCTACGCGGGCTGGAAGAAGGCCGTGGAACGCACCCTCGACTGGGCCAAGGTCGAGTAG
- a CDS encoding ABC transporter ATP-binding protein, giving the protein MNTDQPTYEELHRRAAAATRARTPAPDAAIACDRLVRIFSTDGIEVQALQGLELTVAQGDLVALVGASGSGKSTLLNILAGLDVPTAGSAAVAGYDLLELSARDRLRYRREAVGFVFQQTARNLLPFLTAAQNVALPMQLKGGGGGGGRRGARARQAARVAEVLDALGISDLADRHPAQLSGGQQQRVAIAVAMANDPGVLLADEPTGELDSETAAAVFETFRTANKELGVTVVIVTHDPMVAGEVRRTVAIRDGRTSSEVLRSLVTDEHGEESVSEREYVVLDRSGRVQLPQKFLAALGMEHRVAVDLAPDHIELRPDGAG; this is encoded by the coding sequence TTGAACACCGACCAGCCGACGTACGAGGAGCTGCACCGCAGGGCGGCGGCGGCCACCCGGGCCCGTACCCCCGCGCCTGACGCCGCGATCGCCTGCGACCGTCTGGTGCGGATCTTCAGCACGGACGGGATCGAGGTCCAGGCCCTCCAGGGGCTGGAACTGACCGTCGCCCAGGGCGACCTGGTGGCCCTCGTCGGAGCCTCGGGCAGCGGCAAGTCCACCCTGCTGAACATCCTGGCGGGCCTGGACGTACCGACGGCGGGCAGCGCGGCGGTCGCCGGCTACGACCTGCTGGAGCTGTCGGCGCGGGACCGGCTGCGCTACCGGCGCGAAGCGGTCGGGTTCGTCTTCCAGCAGACGGCCCGCAACCTGCTTCCCTTCCTGACGGCAGCTCAGAACGTTGCCCTGCCCATGCAGTTGAAGGGCGGAGGCGGCGGTGGCGGACGGCGCGGCGCGCGCGCCCGCCAGGCCGCCCGGGTCGCGGAGGTGCTGGACGCCCTCGGGATCAGCGACCTGGCCGACCGGCACCCGGCGCAGCTGTCGGGCGGGCAGCAGCAGCGCGTCGCGATCGCCGTGGCGATGGCCAACGACCCCGGCGTGCTGCTGGCCGACGAGCCCACGGGCGAACTGGACTCGGAGACCGCGGCCGCCGTCTTCGAGACCTTCCGCACCGCGAACAAGGAACTCGGCGTGACCGTGGTCATCGTGACGCACGACCCCATGGTGGCGGGCGAGGTCCGCCGCACCGTGGCGATCCGCGACGGCCGCACCAGCAGCGAGGTCCTGCGCAGTCTGGTCACCGACGAGCACGGCGAGGAATCCGTCAGCGAACGGGAGTACGTCGTCCTCGACCGCTCGGGCCGCGTCCAGCTGCCGCAGAAGTTCCTCGCGGCCCTGGGCATGGAACACCGCGTGGCGGTCGACCTGGCCCCGGACCACATCGAACTGCGGCCGGACGGGGCCGGCTGA
- a CDS encoding class I SAM-dependent methyltransferase, protein MSGQLYDGIGEAFEGFKTLPVIRYAEVPGFLALVGDVSGKSVLDIACGTGFYSRELKRRGASRVFGFDISGAMVDAATAIEKAEPLGIEYQVADTATLQVFEEPFDVAVAVQAFNYASEVAEIELMMRNIRRSLVAGGSFFLFVQNPGYDFGGPSLEKYGFLFESTGKDNEIGRGIRLTALLDPPVSFEAVVPSKETYERTLTAAGFTGIEWVTLEVSAEGVEKFGEEFWADHDANRPLTMIRCTA, encoded by the coding sequence ATGAGTGGTCAGTTGTACGACGGTATCGGCGAAGCCTTCGAAGGCTTCAAGACCCTGCCCGTCATCCGCTACGCCGAGGTGCCGGGCTTCCTCGCCCTGGTCGGCGACGTCAGCGGCAAGTCCGTCCTGGACATCGCCTGCGGCACCGGCTTCTACAGCCGTGAACTCAAGCGCCGCGGCGCTTCCCGCGTCTTCGGGTTCGACATCTCCGGCGCGATGGTCGACGCGGCCACCGCGATCGAGAAGGCCGAGCCCCTCGGCATCGAGTACCAGGTCGCCGACACGGCCACCCTGCAGGTCTTCGAGGAGCCGTTCGACGTCGCCGTGGCCGTGCAGGCGTTCAACTACGCGAGCGAGGTCGCCGAGATCGAGCTGATGATGCGCAACATCCGGCGCAGCCTCGTCGCCGGCGGCTCGTTCTTCCTGTTCGTCCAGAACCCGGGCTACGACTTCGGCGGCCCGTCGCTGGAGAAGTACGGCTTCCTGTTCGAGTCGACCGGCAAGGACAACGAGATCGGACGGGGGATCCGCCTCACCGCCCTGCTCGACCCGCCGGTCTCCTTCGAGGCGGTCGTCCCGTCGAAGGAGACGTACGAGCGGACCCTGACGGCGGCCGGGTTCACCGGGATCGAGTGGGTCACGCTGGAGGTGTCGGCGGAGGGCGTGGAGAAGTTCGGCGAGGAGTTCTGGGCGGACCACGACGCCAACCGCCCGCTGACCATGATCCGCTGCACCGCCTGA
- a CDS encoding acyl-CoA dehydrogenase family protein: protein MTTAVPSDARRRALLRTARDVADDLAADAIARDQAGEPPADETARLREAGLPAALTPPRPGRGTDWRTGCAVIREVSAADASIGEVLARHYAHTWSGRFYATDQQAAALEEESARGQWLWTGAVHPPAPLEDTGRPDLTLRPRAGGQVLDGRRLVDTAVATADQIVVDAVCAATGDVLVVRVPQGSRGLRVEPARGRLGQRVAGAGEAVFDRVTVAPGQVLGRLPRDEESAAPFTALAEPALRLALCHVGLGIAEGALGETRDLSRSGRAHRLPGEDPDLFLAYGELASAAQTATAVADRATEVMAQALEAGARPDAEEAAAVAALVATAETVTAKAALHITARVLEFADAPGLDRFWRNARVLTSQRPVAHRLRSIGEHYLNGSHRAVAAALR from the coding sequence ATGACCACCGCCGTTCCCTCCGACGCACGGCGCCGCGCGCTGCTGCGGACCGCCCGCGACGTGGCGGACGACCTGGCCGCGGACGCCATAGCCCGCGACCAGGCGGGCGAGCCGCCGGCCGACGAGACGGCCCGGCTGCGCGAGGCGGGGCTGCCCGCGGCCCTCACCCCGCCGAGGCCGGGCCGCGGGACCGACTGGCGGACCGGATGTGCCGTCATCAGGGAGGTGTCCGCGGCGGACGCGTCGATCGGCGAAGTGCTCGCCCGGCACTACGCGCACACCTGGAGCGGCCGGTTCTACGCCACCGACCAGCAAGCCGCCGCCCTGGAGGAGGAGTCGGCGCGCGGACAGTGGCTGTGGACCGGCGCGGTCCACCCGCCGGCGCCCCTTGAGGACACCGGCCGGCCGGACCTGACCCTGCGGCCGCGGGCCGGGGGGCAGGTACTGGACGGACGCCGCCTCGTGGACACGGCGGTGGCCACCGCCGACCAGATCGTGGTGGACGCGGTGTGCGCCGCGACGGGGGACGTGCTGGTGGTGCGCGTCCCGCAGGGCTCGCGGGGGCTGCGCGTCGAACCGGCCCGCGGCCGCCTCGGGCAGCGCGTCGCCGGCGCGGGCGAGGCCGTCTTCGACCGCGTCACCGTCGCGCCCGGGCAGGTGCTGGGCCGCCTGCCGCGTGACGAGGAGTCGGCCGCGCCCTTCACGGCGCTCGCCGAGCCCGCGCTCCGTCTCGCCCTCTGCCACGTCGGCCTCGGCATCGCCGAGGGCGCCCTCGGCGAGACCCGCGACCTCAGCCGCAGCGGCCGCGCCCACCGGCTGCCCGGCGAGGACCCCGACCTCTTCCTGGCCTACGGGGAACTGGCCTCCGCCGCGCAGACGGCCACCGCCGTGGCCGACCGGGCGACGGAGGTGATGGCGCAGGCCCTCGAAGCCGGTGCGCGGCCCGACGCGGAGGAGGCCGCCGCCGTCGCCGCCCTGGTCGCCACGGCCGAGACCGTCACCGCGAAGGCCGCCCTGCACATCACCGCCCGGGTACTGGAGTTCGCCGACGCCCCCGGCCTCGACCGGTTCTGGCGCAACGCCCGCGTCCTGACGTCCCAGCGCCCGGTCGCGCACCGCCTGCGCTCCATCGGCGAGCACTACCTCAACGGCTCGCACCGCGCGGTGGCGGCCGCCCTCCGCTGA
- a CDS encoding RrF2 family transcriptional regulator — protein MRISARADYAVRAALQLAASQDDEPLKAEAIAEAQDIPHKFLEGILGDMRRGGLVLSRRGGNGGYRLARPAASISIADVIRVVDGPLVSVRGVRPPDLSYTGPAESLLPLWIALRANVREILDGVSLADVAACALPAEVSALAHTPGAWTNP, from the coding sequence ATGCGGATCTCAGCCAGGGCGGACTACGCGGTACGTGCCGCGCTGCAGCTCGCCGCCTCGCAGGACGACGAGCCGCTGAAGGCCGAGGCCATCGCCGAGGCCCAGGACATCCCGCACAAGTTCCTCGAGGGGATCCTCGGCGACATGCGCCGCGGCGGCCTCGTGCTCAGCAGGCGCGGCGGCAACGGAGGCTACCGGCTGGCCAGGCCGGCCGCGTCCATCAGCATCGCCGACGTCATCCGTGTCGTGGACGGACCGCTCGTCTCGGTGCGCGGGGTCCGCCCGCCGGACCTCTCCTACACCGGCCCCGCCGAGTCGTTGCTCCCCCTGTGGATCGCCCTGAGGGCGAACGTCCGCGAGATCCTCGACGGGGTGTCCCTCGCCGACGTCGCGGCCTGCGCACTGCCCGCCGAGGTGTCCGCCCTGGCCCACACCCCGGGCGCCTGGACCAACCCCTGA
- a CDS encoding aliphatic sulfonate ABC transporter substrate-binding protein produces MSAARSRTALRALAVTAALPLLLTACGYGSEAKKEEPKAAGATADGGAKLSASEVRIGYFPNLTHATALVGLQEGLIAKELGATQIKPQTFNAGPSEIEALNGGSLDIGFIGPSPSINGYVKSKGSNLRIISGSASGGVKLVVNPDKIKTLDDLKGKKIATPQKGNTQDVAFLNWIAEKGWTVDPESGKGDVSVVRTDNKVTPDAFKQGSIDGAWVPEPTASKLVSDGGTVLLDETSLWPDKKFVITNVIVSQKFLKEHADVVEAVLRGTVKTNEWINANPEKAKASANAKLKADSGKELDAKVLDPAWQSILVTDDPLAGTLKTESDWAVKAKLLDKPDLTGIYDLTLLNKVLKTAGKPEVSDAGLGTK; encoded by the coding sequence GTGTCTGCCGCAAGATCGCGCACCGCCCTTCGCGCCCTCGCCGTCACCGCCGCACTCCCCCTGCTGCTCACCGCCTGCGGCTACGGTTCCGAGGCGAAGAAGGAGGAGCCCAAGGCGGCCGGCGCCACCGCCGACGGCGGCGCGAAGCTCTCGGCGTCCGAGGTCCGCATCGGGTACTTCCCGAACCTGACCCACGCCACCGCCCTGGTCGGCCTCCAGGAAGGCCTCATCGCCAAGGAACTCGGCGCCACCCAGATCAAGCCGCAGACCTTCAACGCCGGCCCCTCCGAGATCGAAGCCCTCAACGGCGGCTCCCTCGACATCGGCTTCATCGGCCCCTCCCCCTCCATCAACGGCTACGTCAAGTCCAAGGGCTCCAACCTGCGGATCATCTCCGGCTCCGCCTCCGGCGGCGTCAAGCTCGTCGTCAACCCCGACAAGATCAAGACCCTCGACGACCTCAAGGGCAAGAAGATCGCCACCCCGCAGAAGGGCAACACCCAGGACGTCGCCTTCCTCAACTGGATCGCCGAGAAGGGCTGGACGGTCGACCCCGAATCCGGCAAGGGCGACGTCTCCGTCGTCCGCACCGACAACAAGGTCACCCCCGACGCCTTCAAGCAGGGCTCCATCGACGGCGCCTGGGTCCCCGAACCCACCGCCTCCAAGCTCGTCTCCGACGGCGGCACCGTCCTCCTCGACGAGACCTCCCTGTGGCCCGACAAGAAGTTCGTCATCACCAACGTCATCGTGTCCCAGAAGTTCCTCAAGGAACACGCCGACGTCGTCGAGGCCGTCCTGCGCGGCACCGTCAAGACCAACGAGTGGATCAACGCCAACCCCGAGAAGGCCAAGGCCTCCGCCAACGCCAAGCTCAAGGCCGACAGCGGCAAGGAACTCGACGCCAAGGTCCTCGACCCGGCCTGGCAGTCCATCCTCGTCACCGACGACCCCCTCGCGGGCACCCTGAAGACCGAGTCCGACTGGGCCGTCAAGGCCAAGCTCCTGGACAAGCCCGACCTCACCGGCATCTACGACCTCACCCTCCTCAACAAGGTCCTCAAGACCGCCGGAAAGCCCGAGGTCTCCGACGCCGGCCTCGGAACCAAGTAG
- a CDS encoding NAD-dependent epimerase/dehydratase family protein, producing MHHGPDIPETPYESVAVTGGAGFVGRHLVTALSLLSRKVTVVDHAPLPAELETLPGVSHVRADLRDYGETLLALQSADAVFHLAGNASGTESVADPRRDFQLNALGTCNVGNACLELGVRRLVYLSSAIVYGTPLHSPIREDHPTQPFLPYGASKLSGELTLRSLYATAGLPVVIGRSFVVYGPGEDPRRAGGEVSQFLRWHLNERPIPVVGDIDRKRRDFIHVEDLCRAMLVLAARGADGETYNLGTGTAVSMRELADAVGTATGRPALLTADTSSLADSFTLLADVTRLTGLGFTPRVTLAEGLTGLAGLLGAFPEVPSARAVFRREAPARRRLTASAAAGVREEAGTC from the coding sequence GTGCACCACGGTCCGGACATCCCCGAAACCCCCTACGAGTCAGTGGCCGTCACCGGTGGAGCCGGTTTCGTCGGCCGGCACCTCGTCACGGCCCTCAGCCTGCTGTCCCGGAAGGTCACCGTCGTCGACCACGCCCCCCTCCCCGCCGAGCTCGAGACCCTGCCCGGCGTCTCCCACGTCCGCGCCGACCTGCGGGACTACGGCGAGACCTTATTGGCTCTGCAGAGCGCCGACGCCGTGTTCCACCTGGCCGGCAACGCCAGCGGCACCGAGTCGGTGGCCGACCCCCGCCGCGACTTCCAGCTCAACGCCCTCGGGACCTGCAACGTCGGCAACGCCTGCCTGGAACTGGGCGTGCGCCGCCTCGTCTACCTCTCCTCCGCCATCGTCTACGGCACCCCGCTCCACAGCCCGATCCGCGAGGACCACCCCACGCAGCCCTTCCTGCCGTACGGCGCCTCGAAGCTCTCCGGCGAACTGACCCTGCGCAGCCTGTACGCGACGGCCGGACTGCCCGTCGTCATCGGCCGGTCCTTCGTCGTCTACGGTCCCGGCGAGGACCCGCGCCGCGCGGGCGGCGAGGTCTCGCAGTTCCTGCGCTGGCACCTCAACGAACGGCCCATCCCCGTGGTCGGGGACATCGACCGCAAGCGCCGCGACTTCATCCACGTCGAGGACCTGTGCCGGGCCATGCTGGTCCTGGCCGCCCGCGGCGCCGACGGCGAGACCTACAACCTGGGCACCGGCACCGCCGTCTCGATGCGTGAACTGGCCGACGCGGTGGGCACGGCGACCGGACGGCCGGCGCTGCTGACCGCCGACACCTCCAGCCTGGCCGACAGCTTCACCCTCCTCGCCGACGTCACCCGGCTGACGGGGCTGGGCTTCACCCCGCGGGTCACGCTGGCCGAGGGGCTCACGGGCCTGGCCGGACTGCTCGGTGCCTTCCCCGAGGTCCCCTCCGCCCGGGCGGTGTTCCGCCGGGAGGCCCCGGCCCGCCGGAGGCTGACGGCGAGCGCCGCCGCCGGGGTCCGTGAGGAGGCCGGAACGTGCTAG
- a CDS encoding DegT/DnrJ/EryC1/StrS family aminotransferase, translated as MLAVDGGSPLLAGNEVAPWPQVTDADRKAVLDALDQATPWHWPMRTVRELEEAWAEFTGMPYVLAANSGTAALHMAIAAAGVEPGDEVLVPADTFLASASCVLQANAIPVFVDTDIETFNIDPARIEERITDRTRAIVAVDLNGLPADHDALREIADRRGLVLIEDASQAHGAVYRGRPVGSLGTMSGASLNGSKTLSALGEGGLFATRDEEQHRLARRVLMFGEELPGQSRDYNARIMGWNYRIDVLAAAFARSQLTRLPEMSLARQANGAALTDALAGVPGIRTPAVPGDRTHVYFFYPLLVMPEELGLDGLPVAAFRDALARAVNAEGLHIMRWQPQPVPGQTLFQELRGYGRGCPWSCGHARPGHHYDPAHYPVSEEICLRRLVLGQSFSSFGPPNDHTTMRRYAEVLYKVLVEEREALIALTRRTADSAR; from the coding sequence GTGCTAGCCGTCGACGGGGGTTCCCCGCTGCTGGCCGGGAACGAGGTGGCCCCCTGGCCGCAGGTCACCGACGCCGACCGCAAGGCCGTCCTCGACGCCCTGGACCAGGCGACCCCCTGGCACTGGCCCATGCGTACGGTCCGTGAACTGGAGGAGGCCTGGGCCGAGTTCACCGGCATGCCCTACGTCCTGGCCGCCAACTCCGGTACGGCCGCCCTGCACATGGCGATCGCGGCCGCCGGTGTGGAGCCGGGCGACGAGGTGCTCGTGCCGGCCGACACCTTCCTGGCCTCGGCCTCCTGCGTGCTCCAGGCCAACGCGATCCCGGTGTTCGTGGACACCGACATCGAGACGTTCAACATCGACCCGGCCCGGATCGAGGAGCGGATCACCGACCGCACCCGCGCCATCGTCGCCGTCGACCTCAACGGCCTGCCCGCCGACCACGACGCCCTGCGGGAGATCGCCGACCGCCGCGGCCTCGTCCTCATCGAGGACGCCTCCCAGGCCCACGGCGCCGTCTACCGGGGCCGCCCGGTCGGGTCGCTGGGCACGATGAGCGGGGCCAGCCTCAACGGGTCCAAGACCCTCTCCGCCCTCGGCGAGGGCGGCCTGTTCGCGACCCGCGACGAGGAACAGCACCGGCTGGCCCGGCGGGTGCTGATGTTCGGCGAGGAACTTCCCGGCCAGAGCCGCGACTACAACGCCCGCATCATGGGCTGGAACTACCGCATCGACGTCCTGGCCGCCGCCTTCGCCCGCTCCCAGCTCACCCGCCTGCCGGAGATGTCCCTCGCCCGGCAGGCCAACGGCGCGGCGCTCACGGACGCCCTCGCCGGCGTGCCCGGCATCCGTACGCCGGCCGTACCCGGGGACCGCACGCACGTGTACTTCTTCTACCCGCTGCTCGTCATGCCCGAGGAACTCGGACTCGACGGCCTTCCCGTCGCCGCCTTCCGCGACGCCCTCGCCCGGGCGGTGAACGCCGAAGGCCTGCACATCATGCGCTGGCAGCCGCAGCCCGTGCCCGGGCAGACCCTCTTCCAGGAGCTGCGCGGCTACGGCCGGGGCTGCCCCTGGAGCTGCGGACACGCCCGGCCCGGACACCACTACGATCCGGCGCACTACCCCGTGAGCGAGGAGATCTGCCTGCGCCGGCTGGTGCTGGGCCAGAGCTTCAGCTCGTTCGGGCCGCCCAACGACCACACGACGATGCGCCGCTACGCCGAAGTCCTGTACAAGGTCCTTGTCGAGGAACGGGAGGCGCTGATCGCCCTGACCCGGCGGACGGCCGACTCGGCGCGGTGA